From the Burkholderia sp. WP9 genome, the window CTCGGCGACCCGCGTTACGCGACTTTCGGGATCGTGTTCGCGGCACTGTGGCCGCAAACCGCCTATTGCATGATTCTTTATCTCACCGGCCTGACTTCGCTGAACGCCGAACAGATCGAAGCCGCGCGCATGGAAGGGGCACGCGGCTGGTCGATGCTGTGGCACGTGATCCTGCCGCAACTGCGGCCGACCACCTTCATGGCGATCGTCGTGACCATCATCGGCGCACTGCGTAGTTTCGATCTGATCTCGGTGATGACGGGCGGCGGCCCATTCGAAAGTTCGACCGTGCTGGCGTATTACATGTACGACCAGGCGATCAAGTACTACCGCATCGGCTATTCGGCGGCGGTGGCGGTCGTGCTGTTCGCCATCATGCTGGTGTACATCGTTTATCACTTGCGGCGGATGCTGCGCGCCGAGCAATAAGGAGCCGACCATGTTTCCGATTCCCATCGACAAATGGAAGCCGGCCACTCGCCGCATGTACAAACTGACGTTGCCTGTCGCTCTGCTGATCTGGCTGCTGCCGATGATCGCGGTGCTGGTCACATCGGTGCGCTCCTCGGAGGAACTGAGCGAGGGCAACTACTGGGGATGGCCGAAGCACTTCGCGATGTTCGATAACTACCGCGAGGCGCTGACCACGTCGCCGATGTTGCACTACTTCTGGAACAGTGTGCTGATTACGGTGCCCGCCGTGGTCGGGTCGATTGCACTGGCCGCGATGGCCGGTTTCGCGCTGGCGATCTACCGGTTCCGCGGCAATTCGACCTTGTTCGCCACGTTCGTGGCGGGGAATTTCGTGCCGGTGCAGGTGCTGATGATTCCGGTGCGGGATTTGTCCTTGCAACTCGGCCTGTTCAATACAGTCAGTGCACTGATTCTGTTTCACGTGTCGTTTCAGACGGGATTTTGCGCGCTGTTTCTGCGCAACTTCATCAAGCAGTTGCCGTTCGAACTGGTCGAGGCAGCGCGCATC encodes:
- a CDS encoding carbohydrate ABC transporter permease produces the protein MFPIPIDKWKPATRRMYKLTLPVALLIWLLPMIAVLVTSVRSSEELSEGNYWGWPKHFAMFDNYREALTTSPMLHYFWNSVLITVPAVVGSIALAAMAGFALAIYRFRGNSTLFATFVAGNFVPVQVLMIPVRDLSLQLGLFNTVSALILFHVSFQTGFCALFLRNFIKQLPFELVEAARIEGANEWTVFFKIVLPLIRPALAALAILVFTFVWNDYFWALCLTQGDDAAPITVGVAALKGQWTTAWNLVSAGSILAALPSVAMFFAMQKHFVAGLTFGATKG